The Desulfovibrio subterraneus genome has a segment encoding these proteins:
- a CDS encoding alkaline phosphatase family protein → MTVKAKRAALLGFDCAIPKRLEALVAEGALPNFKKFMETGSYMTEGYNLPTVTPPSWATICTGAYPRTHGVEDYYYYVEGRSLEHKQTVQAFGSEILTAQTIWDRWDKDGKKCIVVNYPMAWPSKMKNGVMVMGEGISPAETRWMEEGNAHREFLASESVISSDFFPMGVQASFDKARGWANLPECDEPLEFTVDMAFKESMSPLENQTWYGLCWESGDDGFDTFALCPEKDYSKAFFTITTGKWSAPVVHDFTVKEDGRNEKGTFRCKLISLSDDAEEFKLYITGISGHRGFIAPAEAAGDIDFSHDVIANDIGLVGFMHGILDMDTVVELAQFHSDWLVRVASSLLTSNADWDLFYMHSHPIDWFYHGWLGDMDSKDEEVRNRAYDMERKIYQIEDRMLGKMMEIFGDETLVCLCSDHGATPIGPILNTAEALKAKGLCHYEPKNSENYWEIYEETEGFNYVLDVSKSVAVPQRYMFVYVNLKDKYPGGIVEAEDYEKVRDQIIDALLDFKHPDTGERPVLLAVRKEDATVFGMGGAQAGDVVYALKPEYMAEHGYGFPTGESGCGSLKNILLFKGPNIKKNFKYERPRWLADIVPTICYATGNPIPDDAEGGIMYQIMEDPNLVK, encoded by the coding sequence ATGACTGTCAAAGCAAAGCGCGCGGCCCTTCTGGGCTTTGACTGCGCCATCCCCAAGCGCCTTGAGGCACTCGTTGCCGAAGGCGCGCTGCCCAACTTCAAGAAATTCATGGAAACCGGCAGCTATATGACCGAAGGCTACAACCTGCCTACGGTTACCCCGCCCTCATGGGCAACCATCTGCACCGGCGCTTACCCCCGCACCCACGGTGTTGAAGACTATTACTACTACGTTGAAGGCAGAAGCCTCGAACATAAGCAGACCGTACAGGCATTCGGTTCCGAAATCCTGACCGCTCAGACCATCTGGGACCGTTGGGACAAGGACGGCAAGAAGTGCATCGTCGTCAACTACCCCATGGCATGGCCGAGCAAGATGAAGAACGGCGTCATGGTCATGGGCGAAGGCATCTCCCCTGCTGAAACCCGCTGGATGGAAGAAGGCAACGCGCACCGCGAATTCCTCGCTTCCGAAAGCGTCATCTCCAGCGACTTCTTCCCCATGGGTGTGCAGGCCAGCTTTGATAAGGCACGCGGCTGGGCGAACCTTCCCGAGTGCGATGAGCCTCTGGAGTTCACCGTAGACATGGCTTTCAAGGAATCCATGTCCCCGCTGGAAAACCAGACCTGGTACGGCCTGTGCTGGGAAAGCGGCGACGACGGTTTCGACACCTTCGCGCTGTGTCCTGAAAAGGACTACTCCAAGGCCTTCTTCACCATCACCACCGGCAAGTGGAGCGCCCCCGTGGTGCACGACTTCACCGTCAAGGAAGACGGCCGCAACGAGAAGGGCACCTTCCGCTGCAAGCTGATCAGCCTTTCCGACGATGCCGAAGAATTCAAGCTCTACATCACCGGCATTTCCGGTCATCGCGGCTTCATTGCTCCTGCCGAGGCAGCTGGCGACATCGACTTCTCCCATGACGTCATCGCCAACGACATCGGTCTCGTGGGCTTCATGCACGGCATTCTGGACATGGACACCGTGGTCGAACTGGCCCAGTTCCATTCCGACTGGCTCGTGCGTGTCGCTTCCAGCCTGCTGACCTCCAATGCCGACTGGGACCTCTTCTACATGCACTCCCACCCCATCGACTGGTTCTACCACGGCTGGCTGGGCGACATGGACAGCAAGGACGAAGAAGTACGCAACCGCGCCTACGACATGGAACGCAAGATTTACCAGATCGAAGACCGCATGCTCGGCAAGATGATGGAAATCTTCGGCGACGAAACCCTCGTCTGCCTGTGCTCCGACCACGGCGCAACCCCCATCGGTCCCATTCTGAACACCGCAGAGGCACTCAAGGCCAAGGGTCTGTGCCACTACGAGCCCAAGAATTCCGAGAACTACTGGGAAATCTACGAAGAAACCGAAGGCTTCAACTACGTGCTGGACGTTTCCAAGTCTGTGGCAGTGCCCCAGCGCTACATGTTCGTGTACGTGAACCTGAAGGACAAGTACCCGGGCGGCATTGTTGAAGCTGAAGATTATGAAAAGGTGCGCGACCAGATCATCGACGCCCTGCTCGACTTCAAGCACCCCGACACCGGCGAACGCCCCGTGCTGCTGGCAGTGCGCAAGGAAGATGCAACCGTGTTCGGCATGGGCGGCGCCCAGGCCGGTGACGTTGTATACGCACTGAAGCCCGAATACATGGCAGAACACGGCTACGGGTTCCCCACCGGCGAATCCGGATGCGGCAGCCTGAAGAACATCCTTCTGTTCAAGGGCCCCAACATCAAGAAGAACTTCAAGTACGAACGTCCCCGCTGGCTGGCCGACATCGTGCCCACCATCTGCTACGCCACCGGTAACCCCATTCCGGACGATGCCGAAGGCGGCATCATGTACCAGATCATGGAAGACCCCAACCTGGTTAAGTAA
- a CDS encoding BCCT family transporter, protein MSMKPNDETPNLRPDKFILIPATLVLVAIIACSILFTKSCEEILKTAYNAFTYTTGTWYLWVTVFMILLSGYFVFSKYGEIKFGEPDEKPEFNNYSWLAMMFCSGVAGAVMFWSIAEPLYNLAYPPMFAEPLSRESYEWAMSYVLLHWGPVTWPWYMVTALPICYMFYKRKKPVLRISSAAEPVLGERVNGGIGRAIEVFFIIGLMFSNAAVMGVSVPIVNHALAATLHIEPSFTLELIILAVSAVIFTASVSLGLQKGIKLLSDANVVIALMLVFFCFVTGPTVFIVNNFTSSFGHMLNNFFEMIFWTDPYTKGTFPQDWTIFYALWMASYGPFMGLFIARISRGRTVRQVVAMGLAGGIAGSYMIHAVFGGYTLFAQLNGVVDAVGVLNASGGPAALVSVLSTLPAGTAVLIGYCLFSTIFLATSVDSCAYVIACSATTKLTIGAEPTRGHRFYWAAVQAGLALAAITMGGLGPVRVFANFSGALMLIPIALVVVSWFKMVREDKALEQICKQNPNA, encoded by the coding sequence ATGTCTATGAAACCGAACGACGAAACCCCGAACCTTCGCCCTGATAAATTCATTCTTATTCCTGCGACCCTGGTTCTGGTCGCCATCATTGCCTGCTCCATTCTGTTCACCAAGTCTTGTGAAGAGATTCTGAAGACGGCTTACAACGCTTTCACATACACCACCGGTACCTGGTACCTCTGGGTTACCGTGTTCATGATCCTGCTTTCCGGTTATTTTGTTTTCAGTAAGTACGGCGAAATCAAGTTCGGCGAACCTGATGAAAAGCCCGAGTTCAACAATTACTCGTGGCTGGCCATGATGTTCTGTTCCGGCGTTGCCGGTGCGGTCATGTTCTGGTCCATTGCAGAGCCGCTGTACAACCTTGCCTATCCCCCCATGTTTGCAGAGCCCCTTTCGCGCGAATCCTATGAATGGGCCATGTCCTATGTGCTGCTGCACTGGGGGCCTGTTACCTGGCCCTGGTACATGGTGACTGCGCTGCCCATCTGCTACATGTTCTACAAGCGCAAAAAGCCCGTTCTGCGCATCAGTTCCGCCGCTGAACCGGTTCTCGGCGAGAGGGTGAACGGCGGCATCGGCCGTGCCATTGAAGTGTTCTTCATCATCGGCCTCATGTTCTCCAACGCAGCCGTCATGGGCGTTTCCGTACCGATTGTTAACCATGCTCTTGCTGCCACGCTGCATATCGAACCTTCGTTTACTCTTGAGCTTATCATTCTGGCCGTCAGCGCCGTTATCTTCACCGCCTCCGTTTCTCTCGGTCTGCAGAAGGGCATCAAGCTGCTTTCCGACGCAAACGTGGTTATTGCCCTGATGCTTGTGTTCTTCTGTTTTGTGACCGGTCCCACCGTATTTATTGTGAACAACTTCACCAGTTCCTTCGGTCACATGCTGAATAACTTCTTCGAGATGATCTTCTGGACCGACCCCTACACCAAGGGCACCTTCCCGCAGGACTGGACCATCTTCTATGCTCTCTGGATGGCTTCCTACGGTCCCTTCATGGGTCTGTTCATTGCCCGTATCTCCCGCGGCCGTACCGTTCGTCAGGTTGTGGCCATGGGTCTTGCAGGCGGTATTGCCGGTTCGTACATGATTCACGCCGTGTTCGGCGGGTACACCCTCTTTGCCCAGCTTAACGGTGTTGTTGACGCCGTGGGCGTGCTCAATGCCAGCGGCGGCCCTGCTGCTCTGGTTTCCGTGCTCAGCACCCTGCCCGCAGGCACCGCCGTGCTCATCGGTTACTGCCTCTTCTCCACCATCTTCCTTGCGACCAGCGTAGACTCCTGCGCATACGTCATTGCCTGTTCCGCTACCACCAAGCTCACCATCGGTGCCGAACCCACCCGTGGTCACCGCTTCTACTGGGCAGCGGTGCAGGCCGGTCTGGCCCTTGCCGCCATTACCATGGGCGGTCTCGGACCTGTGCGCGTATTCGCGAACTTCTCCGGCGCACTCATGCTCATCCCCATTGCACTGGTTGTGGTGTCGTGGTTCAAGATGGTGCGTGAGGACAAGGCTCTGGAACAAATCTGCAAACAGAACCCCAATGCCTAA
- a CDS encoding sigma-54 interaction domain-containing protein, whose product MKSTSYEILQQRLNEVEASHTRLLNHLPGMAYRCVVERSYEYRMVFASKGSERLLGLTVDEVMKNPSNTVERMTHEEDLAKMRKRIHEAISQRKSYEIYYRVRLPSDETRWIWDQGEGVFDAAGNCTYLEGIMMDVTAQKAREFKLKEENTLLRTSAANPAGFSRIIGTSEPMQRVYNLLLKAAKTNMSVILYGETGVGKDLAAQTIHEMSNVKGRYIPVNCAAIPEQLLESEFFGHVKGAFSGATTNRPGYLAAADDGTLFLDEIADLPLNLQVKLLRALEGKSYTPVGSNDVKTSNFRLISATNRNLSELVKNKSMRADFFYRIHVLPIVLPPLRERRADIPLLVADYARKKGISKPVPKQIMQQLVRHGWPGNVRELQNTLENYWAFGELVLASETPCPDIFDFAPLKAQEDEHSASTISFSSESMQPNSASTAGPVFQHSPTDGSLSDAKSQIEMQRILLALEQNSWKKGKTADTLGVTIRTLQRKLKKYGIKRHS is encoded by the coding sequence ATGAAAAGCACATCATACGAAATTCTGCAGCAACGCCTGAATGAAGTTGAGGCAAGCCACACCCGCCTGCTCAACCACCTTCCCGGCATGGCCTACCGCTGCGTTGTGGAGCGCAGCTATGAATACCGCATGGTCTTTGCCAGCAAGGGAAGCGAAAGACTGCTCGGTCTTACCGTGGACGAAGTGATGAAAAATCCTTCCAACACGGTGGAGCGCATGACCCATGAAGAAGATCTCGCCAAGATGCGCAAGAGAATCCATGAGGCCATAAGCCAGAGGAAGAGTTACGAAATCTACTACCGCGTGCGCCTTCCCTCCGACGAAACACGATGGATATGGGACCAGGGCGAAGGGGTTTTCGACGCGGCGGGTAACTGCACCTACCTTGAGGGCATAATGATGGACGTCACCGCGCAGAAAGCGCGGGAGTTCAAGCTGAAAGAAGAAAACACCCTGCTGCGCACCTCTGCCGCCAACCCCGCAGGCTTCAGCCGCATAATAGGCACCAGCGAGCCCATGCAACGGGTCTACAATCTGCTCCTCAAGGCCGCCAAAACGAATATGAGCGTCATCCTCTATGGCGAAACCGGCGTGGGCAAAGACCTTGCGGCGCAGACCATTCACGAAATGTCCAACGTGAAGGGGCGCTACATTCCGGTAAACTGTGCCGCCATTCCCGAACAGTTGCTCGAAAGTGAATTTTTCGGCCACGTCAAGGGCGCTTTTTCCGGTGCCACCACCAACAGGCCCGGCTATCTGGCCGCTGCGGACGACGGCACCCTCTTCCTTGATGAAATTGCGGATCTGCCCCTGAACCTGCAGGTGAAGCTGCTCCGCGCGCTGGAAGGCAAGTCCTACACGCCTGTGGGGTCGAACGACGTCAAAACCTCCAACTTCCGGCTCATTTCCGCCACCAACCGCAACCTGAGCGAGCTGGTGAAGAACAAATCCATGCGGGCGGACTTCTTCTACCGCATCCACGTGCTGCCCATTGTTCTGCCCCCGCTGCGGGAACGCAGGGCGGACATCCCTCTGCTTGTGGCGGATTATGCCCGCAAAAAGGGCATATCCAAGCCAGTTCCCAAACAGATCATGCAACAGCTCGTCCGGCACGGCTGGCCCGGCAATGTGCGCGAACTGCAGAACACGCTCGAAAACTACTGGGCGTTCGGCGAGCTTGTGCTGGCCTCGGAAACCCCGTGTCCGGACATCTTCGACTTTGCACCGCTGAAAGCGCAGGAAGACGAACACAGCGCCTCGACCATCTCTTTTTCCAGCGAAAGCATGCAGCCCAATTCTGCCAGCACGGCAGGACCGGTTTTTCAGCATTCCCCCACCGACGGCTCCCTTTCCGACGCCAAGAGCCAGATCGAAATGCAGCGCATTCTGCTCGCTCTGGAACAGAACAGCTGGAAGAAGGGCAAAACTGCCGACACGCTCGGGGTGACCATCCGCACCCTGCAACGCAAGCTCAAGAAATACGGCATAAAACGACATTCCTGA
- a CDS encoding OsmC family protein, with product MAHVIVSYDREGEKQTINTGSKILGELNINYDGVPEDERGGTAKQLLASSALYCFCGALGKALETRGAKYERITGTATLETGVDDKKRARVIGIALDVTVYMDEEFEFIFDRVEKIMQQGCLVTASLHEAFPVTYKLHHEF from the coding sequence ATGGCCCATGTCATTGTTTCATATGACCGCGAAGGTGAAAAGCAGACCATTAACACTGGTTCCAAGATTCTCGGCGAACTCAATATCAACTACGACGGCGTACCCGAAGACGAGCGCGGCGGTACCGCCAAGCAGCTGCTGGCTTCTTCAGCGCTGTACTGCTTCTGCGGCGCACTGGGCAAGGCGCTGGAAACCCGTGGCGCCAAGTACGAGCGCATAACCGGCACCGCCACTCTTGAAACAGGCGTGGATGACAAGAAGCGCGCCCGTGTTATCGGCATTGCTCTGGATGTGACTGTGTACATGGATGAGGAATTCGAATTCATTTTCGACCGGGTGGAAAAGATCATGCAGCAGGGCTGTCTCGTTACCGCTTCCCTGCACGAAGCCTTCCCTGTCACCTACAAGCTTCATCACGAATTCTAA
- the lpdA gene encoding dihydrolipoyl dehydrogenase, whose product MPTITIIGAGPGGHIAAFEAARRGAAVTLVEKAEVGGTCLNTGCIPTKTIKASAEALESAARLAEFGITTSAEAGAISFKADMPAIVARKERVRKVLCGGLEKTCAALKIRLVRGAAELGADRTVLVHTAEGTETVKSDAVIIATGSRTLDLPSLPVDHKFIINSDDALNLDHVPARMVIVGGGVIGCELAFIYRAFGAQVTVVEGLNRLLPIPSVDEDMSRLLQREAKKHGIRVELAKTVKSATVADGKVTCVLGPSPFVEGATGADSTLEADMVLVAVGRTPNTEGLKLAEAGVETDARGWIKADMGMRTTADGIYAIGDALGPARVMLAHVASAEGLCAVANCFGEDRKLEYGVIPAGIFTSPEIGTVGLSEADAVKQGIEFRSQVFQFRELGKAQAMGELPGMFKLICEKNSGRILGAHIAGAHATDLIAEAALAMEKGLTASDLAHTIHAHPTLAEGLYEAAEGWLRG is encoded by the coding sequence ATGCCAACCATCACCATCATAGGAGCAGGTCCCGGCGGCCATATCGCAGCCTTTGAAGCCGCACGCCGCGGAGCTGCCGTCACGCTGGTCGAAAAGGCTGAAGTAGGCGGTACCTGCCTGAATACGGGGTGTATTCCTACCAAGACCATCAAGGCTTCGGCAGAGGCACTCGAATCTGCCGCCCGTCTTGCCGAATTCGGCATTACCACGTCCGCAGAGGCCGGTGCCATAAGTTTCAAGGCTGACATGCCTGCTATCGTCGCCCGCAAGGAGCGCGTGCGCAAGGTGCTGTGCGGCGGTCTGGAAAAGACCTGCGCGGCCCTCAAAATCCGCCTTGTGCGCGGTGCTGCAGAGCTTGGTGCCGACCGTACCGTGCTTGTGCACACCGCAGAAGGCACCGAGACGGTGAAGAGCGATGCCGTCATCATCGCCACCGGCTCCAGAACCCTTGATCTGCCTTCGCTGCCCGTTGATCACAAGTTCATCATAAACAGTGATGACGCGCTGAATCTCGACCACGTTCCCGCCCGCATGGTCATCGTGGGCGGCGGGGTCATCGGCTGCGAGCTGGCGTTCATCTACCGTGCTTTCGGCGCACAGGTAACGGTTGTGGAAGGTCTGAACCGCCTGCTCCCCATTCCTTCAGTGGATGAGGACATGAGCCGCCTTCTGCAGCGCGAAGCCAAGAAACACGGCATTCGCGTGGAACTCGCCAAGACCGTGAAGAGCGCCACCGTTGCAGACGGCAAGGTGACCTGCGTGCTCGGCCCCTCGCCCTTTGTGGAAGGCGCCACCGGCGCTGATTCCACCCTTGAGGCCGATATGGTGCTGGTTGCCGTGGGCCGCACGCCCAATACCGAAGGGCTGAAGCTGGCTGAAGCCGGAGTGGAAACTGATGCCCGCGGCTGGATCAAGGCTGACATGGGCATGCGCACCACAGCTGACGGCATTTACGCCATAGGCGATGCGCTCGGACCCGCCCGCGTCATGCTGGCGCATGTGGCTTCCGCAGAAGGGCTGTGCGCTGTTGCCAACTGTTTCGGCGAAGACAGAAAGCTGGAGTACGGCGTTATTCCCGCAGGCATTTTCACCTCTCCCGAAATCGGCACCGTGGGCCTCTCCGAAGCGGATGCTGTAAAGCAGGGCATTGAGTTCCGTTCGCAGGTCTTCCAGTTCCGCGAGCTGGGCAAGGCACAGGCCATGGGCGAACTGCCCGGCATGTTCAAGCTGATCTGCGAAAAGAACAGCGGCCGCATTCTGGGCGCACATATCGCCGGTGCCCACGCCACCGACCTTATCGCCGAAGCCGCGCTTGCCATGGAAAAGGGGCTTACGGCCTCTGACCTTGCCCACACCATTCATGCGCACCCCACGCTGGCCGAAGGCCTGTACGAAGCCGCAGAAGGCTGGCTGCGCGGCTAA
- the gcvH gene encoding glycine cleavage system protein GcvH gives MSELTFPDDILYHPEHTWVRIADDNTAVVGITDFAQEQLGEVAFVDLPSAGAAFGAGDEFGTVESIKAVSSLHMPITGTVTEVNEALGSDPSHVNTSPYGEGWMLRISIAPDADRTQLLNGPAYAAQLK, from the coding sequence ATGAGCGAACTTACCTTTCCCGACGACATTCTCTACCATCCCGAACATACCTGGGTACGCATTGCAGACGATAACACTGCCGTAGTGGGTATCACGGATTTTGCGCAGGAGCAGCTGGGCGAAGTTGCTTTTGTGGACCTGCCTTCTGCCGGTGCCGCCTTTGGTGCCGGTGATGAATTCGGCACCGTGGAATCCATCAAGGCCGTCAGCAGTCTGCATATGCCCATCACCGGCACGGTGACCGAAGTGAACGAAGCCCTTGGCAGCGATCCTTCGCACGTGAACACTTCTCCTTACGGGGAAGGTTGGATGCTGCGCATCAGCATCGCGCCTGACGCTGACAGAACGCAACTGCTCAATGGCCCGGCATACGCCGCCCAGCTCAAGTAG
- a CDS encoding DMT family transporter, with product MNWNTFKMTHVAGYLFIVLSIINWSGNFVASRGMASMGDPGTLNLLRWGFATLLFVPFGIRALWQERSEVIKLFIPLSVIALCGISLFDTLIFLAGHTSAALNMSLISTLSPLLTALTAQCFLGEKFHSRMYVGIGVSFLGVCLLVTNGDLMRLATMEFASGDIIILMTALMSAVYNHTLKLVTDRVSQTTLLMAICLLGSIYLIPVALWEGGGTIVMPEMSSALVWSLVYLAVFASLLCYLLWNMAVQVLGATKTAMFYYTLPPVSGFAAWLVLGEPVTVAQLLSGGIILAGIIIALYAKTPRWMRIKVAPHEQFAQNTE from the coding sequence ATGAACTGGAATACATTCAAGATGACGCACGTTGCAGGCTACCTTTTTATCGTTCTCAGCATCATCAACTGGAGCGGAAACTTTGTTGCCTCGCGCGGTATGGCCAGCATGGGCGATCCCGGCACCCTGAATTTGCTGCGATGGGGATTTGCGACGCTGCTGTTCGTTCCCTTCGGCATACGCGCGCTGTGGCAGGAGCGGTCAGAAGTCATCAAGCTGTTCATTCCGCTTTCCGTCATTGCGCTGTGCGGCATATCCCTGTTTGATACGTTGATCTTTCTGGCAGGGCACACCTCTGCCGCACTGAACATGTCGCTTATTTCCACACTCTCTCCCTTGCTGACCGCGCTGACGGCTCAGTGTTTTCTGGGTGAGAAGTTCCATAGCCGCATGTATGTGGGCATTGGCGTGAGTTTTCTCGGCGTCTGCCTGCTGGTGACCAACGGCGATCTGATGCGGCTGGCCACCATGGAATTTGCCTCCGGCGATATCATCATTCTCATGACCGCGCTCATGAGCGCCGTATACAACCACACCCTCAAGCTGGTCACCGACAGGGTGAGCCAGACCACTCTGCTCATGGCCATCTGCCTGCTGGGGAGCATATACCTGATCCCCGTGGCGCTCTGGGAAGGCGGCGGCACCATTGTCATGCCCGAAATGAGCTCTGCCCTTGTGTGGTCGCTGGTCTATCTGGCCGTGTTTGCCTCGCTGCTGTGCTACCTGCTCTGGAACATGGCCGTGCAGGTGCTCGGTGCCACCAAGACTGCCATGTTCTACTATACCCTGCCGCCAGTGAGCGGTTTTGCCGCATGGCTTGTTCTGGGCGAACCGGTAACCGTGGCCCAGCTGCTCAGCGGGGGTATTATTCTTGCGGGTATCATCATTGCCCTTTATGCTAAGACGCCAAGATGGATGAGGATAAAGGTGGCGCCACATGAACAGTTCGCTCAAAACACTGAGTAA
- a CDS encoding YitT family protein — protein sequence MNSSLKTLSNSLVWNTFLLMLGAFVFIVGYNGIAMHYNFVPGALYGLAVVAHSAIPAISLSQWYFMFNVPLFAAAWTGVSRRFFFLNLLTMSAIALMTSYVQLDLGIRDGMNAAIAAGAFMGAGSGIILRSYGGGGGLDVLAVILNRKYGIRFGVFYFAINGAVMLLALSRFSSDTIVSSFVMLFISSVVTEYVLSLFNQRKAVRVITRKADAIVRQLTETSKFYATVIPARGGYSGAPIDMVYSITDNLRLRALEEIIFAVDPDAVLVVENTFSVLGGKIAIRKEY from the coding sequence ATGAACAGTTCGCTCAAAACACTGAGTAATTCCCTTGTATGGAATACCTTTCTGCTGATGCTCGGAGCATTTGTCTTCATCGTCGGCTACAACGGTATTGCCATGCACTACAACTTTGTTCCCGGAGCCTTGTACGGTCTGGCCGTGGTGGCGCATAGCGCCATCCCGGCCATATCGCTTTCGCAGTGGTATTTCATGTTCAACGTACCCCTGTTTGCGGCAGCGTGGACAGGGGTGAGCAGGCGGTTCTTCTTTCTCAACCTGCTGACCATGAGCGCCATTGCGTTGATGACCTCGTATGTGCAGCTTGATCTCGGCATACGCGACGGCATGAACGCCGCCATTGCCGCAGGCGCCTTCATGGGAGCGGGCAGCGGCATTATTCTGCGTTCATATGGAGGCGGGGGCGGGCTCGATGTGCTTGCGGTCATCCTCAACCGCAAATACGGCATCCGCTTCGGCGTGTTCTACTTTGCCATTAACGGGGCGGTGATGCTGCTGGCGCTGTCCAGATTCAGCTCGGATACCATTGTCTCGTCGTTCGTCATGCTGTTTATCAGCTCGGTGGTCACGGAATATGTGCTGTCGCTGTTCAACCAGCGCAAGGCCGTGCGTGTCATCACCCGCAAGGCGGACGCCATAGTCCGGCAGCTTACGGAGACCAGCAAGTTCTATGCGACGGTGATTCCCGCACGCGGCGGGTATTCCGGAGCGCCCATCGACATGGTCTATTCCATTACGGACAACCTGCGCCTGCGTGCGCTTGAAGAGATTATTTTCGCCGTGGACCCGGACGCCGTTCTGGTGGTGGAAAACACCTTCAGCGTGCTCGGTGGCAAGATAGCCATTCGAAAAGAGTATTAA
- a CDS encoding MerR family transcriptional regulator has translation MNCKAKYSIGDVSRICNVSRKTLRYYDDINLITPERQNYNNYRYYSHEALLTLPVIKFYKQMGFTLEEMRRFIEENRESGQNYYSIKTSFSNKIKELERVQREIDKQYVSIKGWHDLITEAELVLASDTREVAIKYVEGAEYLYQKQVFNNDFKSSIINIDWTNYLDSLNMEITGPVMLNFLSLKNRTDEHPKQIVVMQKPLRPAPEGTTIRFGECMMAACYHIGPHETINETYTKMFKWAERYGYSYVGGSYERYVTDYWTTKNSDQFVTEVLIKVSR, from the coding sequence ATGAACTGCAAGGCGAAGTATTCCATCGGAGATGTCAGCCGCATCTGTAACGTCTCAAGAAAAACTCTGCGATATTACGATGATATCAACCTCATCACCCCTGAGCGCCAGAACTACAACAACTACAGATACTACTCGCACGAGGCGCTGCTGACCCTTCCCGTCATCAAATTCTACAAGCAGATGGGATTCACCCTCGAAGAAATGCGCCGGTTCATCGAAGAAAACAGGGAAAGCGGCCAGAACTACTACTCCATCAAAACCTCATTCAGCAACAAGATCAAAGAGCTGGAGCGGGTTCAAAGAGAAATAGACAAGCAGTACGTATCTATCAAGGGCTGGCACGACCTGATAACGGAAGCAGAACTGGTGCTTGCCTCCGACACCCGCGAAGTTGCCATCAAATATGTCGAGGGTGCCGAGTACCTGTACCAGAAGCAGGTCTTCAACAACGACTTCAAGAGCAGCATCATCAACATAGACTGGACCAACTATCTGGACAGTCTGAATATGGAGATAACCGGCCCTGTGATGCTCAACTTTCTTTCCCTCAAAAACAGGACCGACGAACACCCCAAGCAAATCGTGGTGATGCAGAAGCCCCTGCGCCCGGCACCGGAGGGCACCACCATACGATTCGGGGAATGCATGATGGCCGCCTGCTATCACATAGGCCCGCACGAAACCATCAACGAGACCTACACCAAGATGTTCAAGTGGGCCGAGCGATACGGCTATTCCTATGTGGGGGGATCGTACGAACGGTATGTCACCGACTATTGGACAACCAAGAACAGTGACCAGTTCGTGACCGAAGTGCTTATCAAGGTTTCGCGCTAG
- a CDS encoding AEC family transporter, with product MENFVVIGFFVGLGMLFRRIKAFPDQSAQAFNMLALYVALPAVILLKVPQLQLSRDMLVPAVVPWAMLILSAALVAGAGRMMRWSRETVGVLLLIVPIGNTAFMGVPMVEAFYGGQGLPYLIIYDQIGTILIFALYGSVMLAMFGSEGKVSAANVLRRAFFFPPTMALVAGIALRGWPYPEPLVRGLGSLGGMLTPLVMTAIGFQLRIRLSPAVMKPLGFGLAIKLVVAPLAALAGCRLLGVHGLAADVAIFEAGMPPMVTAGALAIAGGLLPELAAALVSLGMALSFITLPLLYLII from the coding sequence ATGGAGAATTTTGTTGTCATCGGGTTTTTCGTGGGGCTGGGCATGCTGTTCAGAAGGATCAAGGCGTTTCCCGACCAGTCCGCACAGGCCTTTAACATGCTGGCCCTGTACGTTGCCCTGCCCGCGGTCATTCTGCTCAAGGTTCCCCAGTTACAGCTTTCCCGTGATATGCTGGTGCCTGCGGTGGTGCCCTGGGCCATGCTCATTCTTTCTGCTGCTCTGGTAGCAGGGGCTGGGCGCATGATGCGTTGGTCGCGCGAAACCGTTGGGGTGCTGCTGCTCATCGTCCCCATAGGCAACACGGCCTTCATGGGCGTGCCCATGGTGGAGGCCTTTTACGGCGGGCAGGGGCTGCCGTACCTGATCATCTACGACCAGATTGGCACGATACTCATCTTTGCCCTGTACGGGTCCGTCATGCTTGCCATGTTCGGTTCAGAGGGCAAGGTTTCTGCCGCCAATGTGCTCAGGCGGGCATTCTTCTTTCCGCCCACCATGGCACTGGTGGCAGGCATTGCCCTGCGCGGCTGGCCGTATCCTGAACCGCTGGTACGCGGACTGGGTTCGCTGGGGGGGATGCTTACGCCGCTGGTGATGACAGCCATAGGCTTTCAGCTGAGAATCCGGCTGAGTCCGGCCGTGATGAAGCCGCTGGGGTTTGGTCTTGCAATCAAGCTGGTGGTGGCTCCGCTGGCAGCCTTGGCAGGATGCCGATTGCTTGGCGTGCACGGGCTGGCTGCCGACGTGGCCATTTTCGAGGCGGGTATGCCGCCCATGGTCACTGCCGGAGCTCTGGCCATTGCCGGAGGCCTGCTGCCCGAACTTGCGGCGGCGCTGGTCAGTCTGGGCATGGCGTTGTCGTTCATTACACTGCCCTTGCTGTATCTGATTATCTAG